Proteins co-encoded in one Centropristis striata isolate RG_2023a ecotype Rhode Island chromosome 24, C.striata_1.0, whole genome shotgun sequence genomic window:
- the cab39l gene encoding calcium-binding protein 39-like codes for MPLFGKSHKSPADIVRTLKENLAILVKQDKKTDKASEEVSKCLVSMKEILYGSNDKEPHTETVAQLAQELYNSGLLLSLVENLQVIDFEGKKDVCQIFNNILRRQIGTRSPTVEYFCSHQEVLFILLKGYETPQVALNCGIMLRECIRHEPLARIVLQSEHFHSFFNYVEMSTFDIASDAFATFKDLLTRHKVLVAEYLEQNYDAVFADYEKLLHSENYVTKRQSLKLLGELLLDRHNFTVMTRYISKPENLKLMMNLLRDKSPNIQFEAFHVFKVFVANPNKTQPIIDILLKNQTKLIDFLSNFQKDRTDDEQFNDEKTYLIKQIRDLKKPAS; via the exons ATGCCGCTGTTCGGTAAATCCCACAAGAGTCCGGCGGACATCGTCAGGACCCTGAAGGAAAACCTGGCCATCCTGGTCAAACAGGATAAGAAGACAGACAAG GCGTCCGAGGAGGTGTCCAAGTGTTTGGTGTCCATGAAGGAGATTCTGTACGGCAGCAACGACAAGGAGCCTCACACTGAGACGGTGGCCCAGCTGGCCCAGGAGCTGTACAACAGCGGCCTGCTGCTGTCTCTGGTAGAAAACCTGCAGGTCATAGACTTcgag GGGAAGAAGGATGTGTGTCAGATCTTCAACAACATCTTGAGGAGGCAGATCGGGACGAGGAGCCCCACTGTCGAATATTTCTGTTCCCACCAAGAGGTCCTCTTTATACTGCTGAAAGG GTACGAGACGCCCCAGGTAGCATTGAATTGTGGGATCATGTTAAGGGAGTGCATCCGCCACGAGCCCCTGGCCAGGATAGTCCTTCAGTCGGAGCATTTCCACAGTTTCTTCAACTACGTGGAGATGTCCACCTTCGACATCGCCTCCGACGCCTTCGCCACCTTCAAG GATCTcctgacaagacacaaagtgCTCGTGGCTGAATATCTCGAACAGAACTATGATGCC GTGTTTGCAGACTACGAGAAGCTACTGCACTCTGAGAACTACGTCACCAAGAGGCAGTCTCTAAAG ctcctgggCGAGCTGCTACTGGACAGACATAACTTCACGGTGATGACACGCTACATCAGCAAGCCTGAGAATCTCAAGCTGATGATGAATCTGCTACGAGACAAAAGCCCAAACATCCAGTTTGAGGCCTTCCATGTcttcaag GTTTTTGTAGCGAACCCCAACAAGACGCAGCCCATCATCGACATCCTGCTCAAGAACCAGACCAAACTCATCGACTTCCTGAGCAACTTCCAGAAGGATCGCACGGACGACGAGCAGTTCAACGACGAGAAGACCTACCTAATCAAACAGATCCGGGATCTGAAGAAGCCGGCCTCCTAG